From one Streptomyces sp. SCSIO 30461 genomic stretch:
- a CDS encoding 2-oxo-4-hydroxy-4-carboxy-5-ureidoimidazoline decarboxylase yields MGAPPRPRLPGLERFNTAPVASAEATLLGCCGSSRWSRRIAAHRPYPDLHALLAAADEAGYDLSAADVHEALAGETPVLPPDAPPAALMALDAAHTAYRSRFGHAFVICLEGYRPDEQLDQTLAAIRSRLGNDPDDERVIAADELRRLTRARLTRLMAATAATPPVVPVQSRQGHSGCPGGRPDSPSVPV; encoded by the coding sequence GTGGGCGCACCTCCCCGTCCCCGCCTGCCCGGTCTGGAGCGGTTCAACACCGCACCCGTCGCCTCCGCCGAAGCGACCCTGCTCGGCTGCTGCGGCAGCAGCCGCTGGAGCCGCCGCATCGCCGCCCATCGGCCCTACCCCGACCTGCACGCGCTCCTCGCCGCCGCCGACGAGGCCGGCTACGACCTCTCGGCCGCGGACGTGCACGAGGCCCTCGCCGGCGAGACCCCCGTCCTGCCACCGGACGCGCCGCCTGCCGCCCTGATGGCGTTGGACGCCGCACACACCGCCTACCGGAGCAGATTCGGCCATGCCTTCGTGATCTGCCTGGAGGGCTACCGTCCGGACGAGCAGCTCGACCAGACGCTGGCGGCGATCCGCTCACGACTCGGCAACGATCCGGACGACGAGCGCGTGATCGCGGCCGACGAACTGCGCCGGCTCACCCGCGCCCGGCTCACCCGCCTGATGGCCGCCACGGCCGCCACTCCGCCCGTCGTGCCCGTACAGAGCCGCCAGGGCCATTCCGGTTGTCCGGGAGGCCGACCTGATAGCCCGTCCGTGCCTGTTTGA
- the sdhC gene encoding succinate dehydrogenase, cytochrome b556 subunit produces MPAGTLYRGREGMWSWVAHRVTGVLIFFFLFVHVLDTALVRVSPEAYDEVVATYKTPLVALLEYGLVAAILFHALNGLRVIAVDFWSKGPRYQKQMLWTVMGIWVVLMAGAIYPVLGHAARELFGS; encoded by the coding sequence GTGCCGGCTGGAACGCTGTACCGCGGCCGGGAAGGTATGTGGTCCTGGGTGGCTCACCGAGTCACCGGCGTCCTCATCTTCTTCTTCCTGTTCGTACACGTGCTGGACACCGCGCTCGTCCGCGTCTCACCCGAGGCCTACGACGAGGTCGTGGCGACGTACAAGACACCGCTCGTCGCGTTGCTGGAGTACGGCCTCGTGGCCGCCATCCTCTTCCACGCGCTCAACGGCCTTCGCGTCATCGCCGTCGATTTCTGGTCAAAGGGCCCGCGCTACCAGAAGCAGATGCTCTGGACCGTCATGGGCATCTGGGTCGTGCTGATGGCAGGCGCCATCTACCCCGTCCTCGGCCACGCCGCACGTGAACTGTTCGGGAGCTGA
- a CDS encoding succinate dehydrogenase hydrophobic membrane anchor subunit, whose protein sequence is MSAETPSAIGDVEGSALYDSEHPAPVIEAPRKRTSKTARTTRGNFEMAAWLFMRLSGVVLVVLVIGHLLIQLVLDGGVSKIGFAFVAGRWASPFWQVWDLLMLWLAMLHGANGLRTVINDYAERANTRLWLKGLLYTATVFTILLGTLVIFTFDPNIR, encoded by the coding sequence ATGTCCGCTGAGACCCCTTCCGCGATCGGGGACGTCGAGGGCTCCGCCCTCTACGACTCCGAGCACCCCGCCCCTGTCATCGAGGCGCCGCGCAAGCGCACCTCCAAGACCGCGAGGACCACACGCGGCAACTTCGAGATGGCCGCATGGCTCTTCATGCGCCTGTCCGGTGTCGTCCTCGTCGTCCTCGTCATCGGCCACCTGCTGATCCAGCTCGTGCTGGACGGCGGCGTCTCCAAGATCGGCTTCGCCTTCGTGGCCGGCCGCTGGGCGTCCCCGTTCTGGCAGGTCTGGGACCTGCTGATGCTGTGGCTGGCCATGCTGCACGGCGCCAACGGCCTGCGTACCGTCATCAACGACTACGCGGAGCGGGCGAACACGCGCCTGTGGCTCAAGGGCCTGCTGTACACCGCCACGGTGTTCACCATCCTTCTGGGCACGCTGGTGATCTTCACCTTCGACCCGAACATCCGCTAG
- the sdhA gene encoding succinate dehydrogenase flavoprotein subunit has translation MKIHKYDTVIVGAGGAGMRAAIESTKRSRTAVLTKLYPTRSHTGAAQGGMAAALANVEEDNWEWHTFDTVKGGDYLVDQDAAEILAKEAIDAVLDLEKMGLPFNRTPDGTIDQRRFGGHSRNHGEAPVRRSCYAADRTGHMILQTLYQNCVKEGVEFFNEFYVLDQLITEVDGVKKSAGVVAYELATGEIHVFQAKAVIYASGGTGKFFKVTSNAHTLTGDGQAACYRRGLPLEDMEFFQFHPTGIWRMGILLTEGARGEGGILRNKDGERFMEKYAPVMKDLASRDVVSRSIYTEIREGRGCGPEGDHVYLDLTHLPPEQLDAKLPDITEFARTYLGIEPYTDPIPIQPTAHYAMGGIPTNVEGEVLSDNATVVPGLYAAGEVACVSVHGANRLGTNSLLDINVFGRRAGIAAAEYSAKADYVELPENPASLVEAMVEGLRASTGSERVAQIRKELQETMDANVMVFRTEQTIKTAVEKIAELRERYKNVSIQDKGKRFNTDLLEAIELGNLLDLAEVMAVSALARKESRGGHYREDFPNRDDVNFMRHTMAYREVGADGSETVRLDYKPVVQTRYQPMERKY, from the coding sequence ATGAAGATCCACAAGTACGACACCGTCATCGTCGGCGCCGGTGGCGCCGGTATGCGCGCCGCCATCGAGTCGACGAAGCGCAGCCGCACCGCCGTGCTGACGAAGCTCTACCCCACCCGCTCCCACACGGGCGCCGCGCAGGGCGGTATGGCCGCCGCGCTGGCCAACGTGGAGGAGGACAACTGGGAGTGGCACACCTTCGACACCGTCAAGGGCGGTGACTACCTGGTCGACCAGGACGCCGCCGAGATCCTGGCGAAGGAGGCCATCGACGCCGTCCTCGACCTGGAGAAGATGGGCCTTCCGTTCAACCGGACCCCGGACGGCACCATCGACCAGCGCCGCTTCGGCGGCCACTCCCGCAACCACGGCGAGGCCCCGGTGCGCCGGTCCTGCTACGCCGCGGACCGCACCGGTCACATGATCCTCCAGACGCTTTACCAGAACTGCGTCAAGGAGGGCGTGGAGTTCTTCAACGAGTTCTACGTCCTGGACCAGCTGATCACCGAGGTCGACGGGGTCAAGAAGTCGGCCGGCGTCGTCGCGTACGAACTGGCCACCGGCGAGATCCACGTCTTCCAGGCGAAGGCGGTCATCTACGCGTCCGGCGGCACCGGCAAGTTCTTCAAGGTGACCTCCAACGCGCACACCCTGACCGGTGACGGCCAGGCCGCCTGCTACCGGCGCGGTCTGCCGCTGGAGGACATGGAGTTCTTCCAGTTCCACCCGACGGGCATCTGGCGCATGGGCATCCTGCTGACGGAGGGCGCCCGCGGTGAGGGCGGCATTCTCCGCAACAAGGACGGCGAGCGCTTCATGGAGAAGTACGCGCCCGTCATGAAGGACCTCGCCTCGCGTGACGTCGTCTCGCGCTCCATCTACACGGAGATCCGCGAGGGTCGCGGTTGCGGTCCGGAGGGCGACCACGTCTACCTGGACCTGACCCACCTGCCGCCGGAGCAGCTGGACGCCAAGCTCCCGGACATCACCGAGTTCGCGCGTACGTACCTCGGCATCGAGCCCTACACGGACCCGATCCCGATCCAGCCGACCGCGCACTACGCGATGGGCGGCATCCCGACCAACGTCGAGGGTGAAGTCCTCAGCGACAACGCCACCGTCGTCCCGGGTCTGTACGCCGCGGGTGAGGTCGCCTGCGTGTCGGTGCACGGCGCCAACCGCCTGGGCACCAACTCGCTGCTCGACATCAACGTCTTCGGACGCCGCGCCGGTATCGCCGCCGCCGAGTACTCGGCGAAGGCGGACTACGTGGAGCTTCCCGAGAACCCCGCCTCCCTCGTGGAGGCGATGGTCGAGGGGCTGCGCGCCTCCACCGGCAGCGAGCGGGTCGCCCAGATCCGCAAGGAGCTCCAGGAGACGATGGACGCCAACGTGATGGTGTTCCGTACCGAGCAGACCATCAAGACGGCCGTCGAGAAGATCGCCGAGCTGCGCGAGCGCTACAAGAACGTGTCCATCCAGGACAAGGGCAAGCGCTTCAACACGGACCTGCTGGAAGCCATCGAGCTGGGCAACCTGCTCGACCTGGCCGAGGTCATGGCCGTCTCGGCGCTGGCTCGCAAGGAGTCCCGCGGCGGTCACTACCGCGAGGACTTCCCGAACCGCGACGACGTCAACTTCATGCGCCACACCATGGCGTACCGCGAGGTCGGCGCCGACGGCTCCGAGACCGTGCGTCTCGACTACAAGCCCGTCGTCCAGACCCGCTACCAGCCGATGGAGCGTAAGTACTGA
- a CDS encoding succinate dehydrogenase iron-sulfur subunit, whose translation MATPVLEKSDAIPASPASPYITVTFRIRRFNPEVSAEAEWQDFQIEIDPKERVLDGLHKIKWDVDGTLTFRRSCAHGICGSDAMRINGKNRLACKTLIKDINPEKPITVEAIKGLTVLKDLVVDMEPFFQAYRDVMPFLVTTGNEPTRERLQSAEERERFDDTTKCILCAACTSSCPVFWNDGQYFGPAAIVNAHRFIFDSRDEAGEQRLEILNDRDGVWRCRTTFNCTDACPRGIEVTKAIQEVKRALITRRF comes from the coding sequence ATGGCAACCCCCGTACTCGAGAAGTCGGACGCGATCCCGGCCAGCCCCGCGTCCCCGTACATCACGGTCACGTTCCGGATCCGCCGCTTCAACCCCGAGGTCTCGGCCGAGGCGGAGTGGCAGGACTTCCAGATCGAGATCGACCCCAAGGAGCGGGTGCTCGACGGCCTCCACAAGATCAAGTGGGACGTCGACGGCACGCTGACCTTCCGGCGCTCCTGCGCGCACGGCATCTGCGGCTCCGACGCGATGCGGATCAACGGCAAGAACAGGCTCGCCTGCAAGACGCTGATCAAGGACATCAACCCGGAGAAGCCCATCACGGTCGAGGCCATCAAGGGCCTCACGGTCCTCAAGGACCTGGTCGTGGACATGGAGCCGTTCTTCCAGGCGTACCGGGACGTCATGCCGTTCCTGGTCACGACCGGCAACGAGCCGACGCGTGAGCGCCTGCAGTCCGCCGAGGAACGCGAGCGCTTCGACGACACCACCAAGTGCATCCTCTGCGCGGCGTGCACGTCGTCCTGCCCGGTGTTCTGGAACGACGGGCAGTACTTCGGCCCCGCCGCGATCGTCAACGCGCACCGCTTCATCTTCGACTCGCGTGACGAGGCCGGGGAGCAGCGCCTGGAGATCCTCAACGACCGTGACGGTGTGTGGCGCTGCCGTACGACCTTCAACTGCACGGACGCCTGCCCCCGTGGCATCGAGGTCACCAAGGCGATCCAGGAGGTCAAGCGGGCGCTGATCACGCGCCGCTTCTGA
- a CDS encoding alpha/beta hydrolase: MTLVHDVTGRGPAVVLLHSSVCDRRMWDAQWKVLAEAGHHVVRCDFRGYGETPAEEVRAYEDADDVLALLDGLGVKRATLVGASHGGEVAVEFAARHPERVNGLVLLCAGLPGYEPGPALKDFGAREDALLEADDLDGAVELNVATWLGPEADEPTRERVRAMQRHAFEVQLAAHYAAQAAAAAPVEAAEAAPERPFDLTAVEARTLVVTGAHDVDDFRTMGTLIADGISGAHRVELPWAGHLPSLERPDEVSALLTGFLSGLPGR; encoded by the coding sequence ATGACTCTTGTGCATGATGTGACGGGGCGCGGCCCTGCAGTGGTACTCCTCCATTCATCCGTCTGTGACCGGCGGATGTGGGATGCCCAGTGGAAGGTACTGGCCGAAGCCGGACACCACGTGGTGCGCTGTGACTTCCGGGGCTACGGCGAGACCCCCGCCGAGGAGGTGCGGGCGTACGAGGACGCGGATGACGTGCTGGCCCTGCTGGACGGCCTCGGTGTCAAGCGCGCCACCCTGGTCGGGGCGTCCCACGGCGGTGAGGTCGCCGTGGAATTCGCCGCCCGCCATCCCGAGCGGGTGAACGGGCTGGTGCTGCTCTGCGCGGGGCTTCCCGGGTATGAACCGGGCCCGGCGCTCAAGGACTTCGGCGCGCGCGAGGACGCCCTGCTCGAGGCGGACGACCTCGATGGCGCTGTCGAGCTCAATGTGGCCACATGGCTTGGCCCCGAGGCGGACGAGCCGACGCGTGAGCGCGTACGCGCCATGCAGCGGCACGCGTTCGAGGTCCAACTCGCCGCCCACTACGCGGCCCAGGCCGCGGCAGCCGCGCCGGTGGAGGCTGCGGAGGCGGCGCCCGAGCGGCCCTTCGACCTCACCGCCGTCGAGGCCCGCACCCTTGTCGTCACGGGAGCGCATGACGTGGACGACTTCCGCACCATGGGCACCCTTATCGCCGACGGCATCTCCGGGGCGCATCGCGTCGAGCTGCCCTGGGCCGGCCATCTCCCCTCACTGGAACGGCCCGACGAGGTCAGCGCTCTGCTCACCGGCTTTCTCAGCGGACTGCCCGGCCGCTGA
- a CDS encoding DCC1-like thiol-disulfide oxidoreductase family protein, whose product MGTPVKRLTVLYDAQCSLCVHLRHWLMRQRQLVPLDLVPAASDEARRRFPGLDHASTLREITVVGDRGQVYRSTAAWIVCLWALADYRPKAHWLATPAGAPFARVTVLAAAKYREATAASCVDGRCEAPVPPG is encoded by the coding sequence ATGGGGACACCGGTGAAGCGGCTGACGGTCCTCTACGACGCGCAGTGCTCGCTCTGCGTCCATCTGCGGCACTGGCTGATGCGACAGCGGCAATTGGTCCCGCTGGACCTGGTGCCCGCGGCATCGGACGAGGCCAGACGCCGCTTCCCCGGTCTCGACCACGCGAGCACCCTGCGGGAGATCACCGTGGTCGGGGACCGCGGCCAGGTGTACCGGTCGACCGCCGCCTGGATCGTCTGCCTCTGGGCCCTGGCCGATTACCGGCCGAAGGCCCACTGGCTTGCGACCCCGGCCGGCGCGCCCTTCGCCAGGGTCACCGTGCTGGCCGCCGCGAAGTACCGGGAGGCCACCGCGGCTTCCTGCGTGGACGGGCGGTGCGAGGCGCCGGTCCCGCCCGGTTAG
- a CDS encoding TetR family transcriptional regulator, with translation MTHENDLQDEKRGRPAAKPGKSEQTRTLILETAMRLFQERGYEKTTMRAIATEAGVSVGNAYYYFDSKASLITGFYDRMTREHAAMTQERLRGIEDFEERLEIAVAAWVDCARPYHEFAAQFFSTAADPDSPLSPFSDESHPARAQAVQIFRDVLGDSKVGAKLDTELSGLLPDLLWLYLMGVVLYWVFDRSEDTERTRAFVHKCTPLVARTVRLSRFKIVRPLVRDAVDLMQEFVVPKVRSGVAE, from the coding sequence GTGACCCACGAGAACGACCTCCAGGACGAGAAGCGCGGCAGGCCGGCGGCGAAGCCGGGCAAGAGCGAGCAGACCCGGACGCTCATCCTCGAGACAGCCATGCGGCTCTTCCAGGAGCGTGGATACGAGAAGACCACCATGCGGGCCATCGCCACGGAAGCCGGAGTCTCGGTCGGCAACGCCTACTACTACTTCGACTCGAAGGCGTCGTTGATCACCGGCTTCTACGACCGCATGACCCGGGAACACGCCGCCATGACCCAGGAGCGCCTCCGAGGAATCGAGGACTTCGAGGAGCGGCTGGAGATCGCGGTGGCGGCCTGGGTGGACTGCGCCCGCCCTTATCACGAGTTCGCGGCCCAGTTCTTCAGCACGGCGGCTGACCCGGACAGCCCGTTGAGCCCCTTCTCCGACGAGTCCCACCCGGCCCGCGCCCAGGCGGTGCAGATCTTCCGCGATGTGCTGGGCGACTCGAAGGTGGGAGCGAAGCTGGACACGGAGCTGAGCGGCCTGCTGCCTGATCTGCTGTGGCTGTATCTCATGGGCGTGGTCCTCTACTGGGTGTTCGACCGCAGCGAGGACACGGAGCGCACCCGGGCCTTCGTGCACAAGTGCACCCCGCTGGTGGCACGCACGGTCCGGCTCTCCCGTTTCAAGATCGTCCGCCCGCTGGTGCGGGACGCCGTGGACCTGATGCAGGAGTTCGTGGTGCCGAAGGTGCGAAGCGGCGTGGCTGAGTAG